The following coding sequences lie in one Pseudoalteromonas sp. Scap06 genomic window:
- a CDS encoding ATP-binding protein: MKAKIIELLTNNPGLKGKEIARKLSLEKKSVNSFLYHDKSGTFIERKNEWFLANIGVVLRFEKSGWLTTCDFEALLKEGSDVWCDSVEIVRFEFYNCSILLGAISRLLSLVNQLASIGKHVTLDFTGCTKSFSYLCRIGLFETFHESVTVLPERKDSSSHYGSNKKVMEFVLIPAETQQTNLPVKLKNSFIELAGEQHSNAAFGFIAEFINNIIEHSQTPTPGVAALQVYGKSKNRTKVQTVFSDSGKGIIGTLRPVLAKRYPQLHNKYPPNKENSDIHLLNEVLQSGGVSGANDANYLGRGLGLKLSAKQAAKFDATICVRQETFELTLKYVDGKLDESNYSSDLKKISGTHICFDFFLH; the protein is encoded by the coding sequence ATGAAAGCGAAAATAATTGAGTTGCTTACTAATAATCCAGGGTTAAAAGGTAAAGAGATAGCTAGAAAACTAAGCCTTGAAAAAAAGAGCGTAAACTCTTTCTTATACCATGACAAAAGCGGTACTTTTATTGAACGAAAAAATGAATGGTTTTTAGCTAATATAGGTGTCGTACTTCGATTTGAAAAGAGTGGTTGGCTAACTACTTGTGACTTTGAAGCACTTCTCAAAGAAGGAAGTGATGTTTGGTGTGACTCTGTAGAAATTGTAAGGTTTGAGTTTTATAATTGCTCAATACTATTAGGTGCTATTTCCAGGCTATTATCTTTAGTTAATCAGTTAGCATCTATAGGTAAGCACGTTACTCTTGATTTTACTGGGTGCACTAAATCATTTTCATATTTGTGTAGAATTGGATTATTTGAAACTTTTCATGAGTCAGTAACTGTACTTCCTGAGAGAAAAGATAGTTCTTCTCATTATGGTAGTAATAAGAAAGTAATGGAATTCGTTTTAATACCAGCTGAAACACAGCAAACGAACTTACCTGTAAAGCTAAAAAACTCGTTTATCGAATTAGCGGGTGAGCAACATTCCAATGCGGCATTTGGTTTTATAGCTGAATTTATTAACAATATTATTGAGCACTCACAAACTCCAACCCCAGGAGTGGCAGCACTTCAAGTCTATGGTAAAAGTAAAAATAGGACGAAAGTTCAGACTGTTTTTTCTGATAGCGGAAAAGGTATCATTGGTACGTTGAGGCCTGTTTTAGCCAAACGATACCCTCAATTGCATAATAAGTATCCTCCGAACAAGGAAAATTCAGACATCCATTTATTAAATGAGGTTCTGCAGTCTGGCGGTGTAAGTGGTGCCAATGATGCTAATTATTTAGGCCGAGGTCTAGGACTTAAACTTAGTGCGAAACAAGCTGCAAAGTTTGATGCAACAATTTGTGTAAGACAAGAAACATTTGAACTTACGTTAAAATATGTCGATGGTAAGCTTGATGAATCCAATTATAGCTCAGATCTCAAAAAAATATCTGGAACCCATATATGTTTTGACTTTTTTCTGCATTAG
- a CDS encoding DNA-binding protein → MLIKLLDITTDALPNGNVKGKDVYSKLHKMIESRQELDTFGVSLKGIEATDASFPRESVMALAKHYRGEKFIYLTDLQDEDLIDNWTYGAIAKNQPMTVWNHKKVFFIGPDMAKSVKELTDFLIIKQKVTTNQVSTHFDITTQNASTRLKNIFKLGYAKRVEEIAESGGKEFVYKLIK, encoded by the coding sequence ATGTTGATAAAATTATTAGATATAACAACCGATGCCCTCCCCAATGGGAATGTTAAGGGTAAGGATGTATATTCTAAACTACATAAAATGATTGAGTCCCGACAAGAGCTGGATACATTTGGGGTTTCACTAAAAGGTATTGAAGCTACCGACGCTTCTTTTCCGCGAGAAAGTGTTATGGCTTTAGCAAAGCACTACAGAGGAGAAAAGTTTATCTACCTCACAGATCTTCAGGATGAGGATTTAATTGATAATTGGACTTATGGTGCTATTGCCAAAAACCAACCTATGACTGTTTGGAATCATAAAAAGGTATTTTTCATAGGGCCTGATATGGCTAAATCTGTTAAAGAACTGACAGATTTTTTAATAATTAAGCAAAAAGTAACAACTAATCAAGTTTCTACTCATTTTGATATTACAACGCAAAACGCAAGCACTCGCCTCAAAAATATTTTCAAATTGGGCTATGCCAAAAGAGTTGAAGAAATAGCTGAATCTGGTGGTAAAGAGTTTGTCTATAAATTAATTAAATAA
- a CDS encoding TIR domain-containing protein has translation MKTYHLFISHSWNYGHQYSSLTTLLRNRALFNFRNYSVPESNPIIGARTDKQLEAAIENKVKASSVVIIMTGVYSTYSKWINKEIAIAKRLGKPILAVKPYGATNMSSVVRGAADEICNWSTESVISAIRRLA, from the coding sequence ATGAAAACTTACCACTTATTTATTTCCCATTCATGGAATTATGGACATCAATACAGCAGCTTAACTACCTTACTTAGAAATAGAGCGCTTTTTAACTTTAGGAATTACTCTGTTCCTGAATCAAATCCTATTATTGGAGCAAGAACCGATAAGCAGCTTGAGGCGGCTATTGAGAATAAAGTTAAAGCTAGTTCAGTAGTAATAATAATGACGGGCGTGTACTCAACTTATAGTAAATGGATAAATAAAGAAATCGCTATAGCTAAACGTTTAGGAAAACCAATTTTAGCTGTAAAACCATATGGGGCAACGAATATGTCTTCAGTAGTTAGAGGTGCAGCAGATGAAATATGTAACTGGTCGACTGAAAGCGTTATTTCAGCAATTCGTCGTTTGGCTTAA
- a CDS encoding caspase family protein, translating into MKYVTGRLKALFQQFVVWLKGDKKMRKALFIGVNGYTFINPLSGCNNDAIEMASVLTRHASGTPNFHSKTLTTAEDNLSRHTLEASIQELFSGSCDVALLYFAGHGCFDTNLHEGMILPQDYRNTSDGIRVSDILTWASNATEIKNKIIILDCCEAGGAGESKQLKGGSSIISDGITILTACRKDEYAQECAGHGVFTRLLLQALHGGAVNVLGHVTPGSLYSFVDNALGPWEQRPVFKTNVSEFISLKEHTPLVPLETLRRLPEWFPEAESVFALTPAYEPEHPDFDPKLGEVFSQLQQCNRHSLIEPVDAEHMYFAAINSRGCRLTALGFYYRELAKKGHF; encoded by the coding sequence ATGAAATATGTAACTGGTCGACTGAAAGCGTTATTTCAGCAATTCGTCGTTTGGCTTAAGGGAGATAAAAAAATGAGAAAAGCTCTTTTTATAGGTGTAAACGGCTATACCTTCATTAACCCATTAAGTGGCTGCAATAATGATGCAATAGAGATGGCTTCTGTTTTAACAAGACATGCATCAGGTACTCCTAATTTTCACAGTAAAACTTTGACTACTGCAGAAGATAATCTTAGTAGGCATACTTTAGAAGCATCAATTCAAGAGCTGTTTTCAGGTTCTTGCGATGTTGCATTACTCTATTTTGCTGGTCATGGTTGTTTCGATACAAATCTTCATGAAGGAATGATTCTGCCCCAAGATTATAGAAATACAAGCGACGGTATTCGTGTAAGTGACATTCTTACTTGGGCTAGTAATGCAACTGAGATAAAAAATAAAATTATTATTCTTGACTGCTGTGAAGCTGGCGGAGCTGGAGAAAGTAAGCAATTGAAAGGTGGCTCAAGCATAATTAGTGATGGTATTACTATCTTAACGGCATGTAGAAAAGATGAGTATGCACAAGAGTGTGCCGGACATGGCGTTTTCACTAGACTGTTACTTCAAGCATTGCACGGGGGGGCTGTTAATGTTCTTGGTCACGTTACCCCCGGTAGCTTATATTCTTTTGTTGATAATGCACTTGGTCCTTGGGAACAACGACCTGTTTTTAAAACAAATGTTTCTGAGTTTATTTCTTTAAAAGAGCACACACCACTTGTACCTTTAGAAACACTGAGAAGATTACCTGAATGGTTTCCTGAAGCTGAGTCTGTATTCGCTTTGACACCAGCTTATGAGCCTGAGCACCCTGACTTTGATCCTAAGTTGGGAGAAGTTTTTTCTCAACTGCAGCAATGTAATAGGCATAGTTTAATAGAGCCTGTCGATGCTGAGCATATGTACTTTGCAGCCATAAACTCTAGAGGATGTCGTTTGACTGCTCTAGGATTTTATTACCGTGAATTAGCAAAGAAAGGACATTTTTAA
- a CDS encoding toll/interleukin-1 receptor domain-containing protein: MSVFISYKHLDRDLAMQIDRRLKLDNITTYLDVLDAESQSTVDITTVITKNIAKCTHLIAVVSKETATSWWVPFEIGEATISAKRIASYRSSFSPLPEYLEMWPKMDSMQHLELFIAAYKNEQRESVYNRNMFESVGSVGVKSASDFHSTLKAKIRRGY, translated from the coding sequence ATGAGTGTATTTATTAGTTATAAACATTTAGATCGTGATTTAGCTATGCAAATTGATCGTCGATTGAAGCTTGATAACATTACTACTTACTTAGATGTTCTAGATGCCGAATCTCAATCGACAGTGGATATAACAACAGTTATTACAAAGAATATAGCAAAGTGTACTCACTTAATTGCTGTAGTATCGAAAGAGACTGCTACATCTTGGTGGGTCCCTTTTGAAATCGGTGAGGCAACAATATCAGCTAAACGGATTGCTTCTTATCGTTCTAGCTTTAGCCCATTACCGGAATATTTAGAAATGTGGCCGAAAATGGATAGTATGCAACACTTGGAATTATTTATTGCAGCATATAAAAATGAGCAGCGAGAATCAGTTTATAATCGTAATATGTTTGAGTCCGTAGGGTCTGTAGGAGTTAAATCTGCAAGCGACTTCCATAGTACGTTAAAAGCTAAAATTCGCCGTGGGTATTAA